One window of the Rhodothermus sp. genome contains the following:
- a CDS encoding transposase, which translates to MLHNLYNHALEERKRAWKEEKKSITYSNQQNSLPKLKEKDPSLKLVHSQVLQDCLRRVDNAFQKFFRKEAKYPRKKKLSKYSSFTFPQVWMKQKERLVEVIKLEKKNSRFAYLHLPKLGKLKIRLHRDIDWSRARTVTVKREPSGKWYVCVTVEAELDEVLREAQEKAVGIDLGVKNLATTSEGEFIEHPKFLQRLEKRLKREQKKLSRKEKGSSNWEKQRRKVAKIHERIKNARRDFLHKLSRYLVESYDYISFEDLDIKGLVQNSNLAKLILDAGWASLITFVTYKAVMAGARVVRVDPSYTTQDCSVCGFRVPNSGSEAS; encoded by the coding sequence ATTCTCCACAACCTCTACAACCATGCCCTTGAAGAAAGGAAAAGAGCATGGAAAGAGGAAAAGAAAAGCATTACATACTCAAACCAGCAAAACAGCCTTCCCAAACTCAAAGAAAAAGACCCTTCCCTGAAACTCGTTCACTCTCAAGTTCTTCAGGACTGTCTAAGAAGAGTTGATAACGCTTTTCAGAAGTTCTTCAGAAAAGAGGCAAAGTATCCCAGGAAAAAGAAACTCTCCAAATACAGCTCCTTCACCTTCCCTCAGGTGTGGATGAAACAGAAAGAGAGGCTTGTGGAGGTTATCAAGCTTGAGAAGAAGAATAGCAGGTTCGCATACCTGCACCTTCCGAAGCTCGGGAAACTCAAAATCAGACTTCATAGAGATATAGACTGGTCAAGGGCAAGGACGGTCACGGTGAAGAGAGAACCGTCAGGAAAGTGGTATGTTTGCGTAACAGTAGAGGCAGAGCTTGATGAAGTGCTCAGAGAAGCTCAAGAGAAAGCTGTAGGGATAGACCTCGGGGTAAAGAACCTTGCGACCACATCAGAGGGAGAGTTTATAGAGCACCCTAAGTTTTTGCAGAGGCTTGAGAAGAGGCTCAAAAGAGAGCAAAAGAAACTCTCAAGAAAAGAAAAAGGCTCAAGCAATTGGGAGAAGCAGAGGAGGAAAGTAGCTAAGATTCACGAGAGGATAAAGAATGCAAGGAGGGACTTTCTGCACAAGCTATCAAGGTATTTAGTGGAGAGCTACGATTACATCAGCTTTGAAGACCTTGACATAAAGGGACTTGTTCAAAACAGTAACTTAGCAAAACTCATACTTGATGCGGGATGGGCGTCGCTCATCACCTTTGTCACCTACAAGGCTGTAATGGCGGGGGCAAGGGTGGTGAGGGTTGACCCGTCCTATACAACTCAAGACTGCTCTGTTTGTGGTTTTAGAGTTCCCAACTCTGGCTCAGAGGCTTCATGA